TTTTTTTTATTCGTGAATTATTTTTAGGTTAACCTCAATCTGATAGTCATTATCTTTGTGAAGTGATTTTATTTTACATACGATAAAAAAAGAGCACTCTGTCAAGACAGAATGCTCTTTTTCGTAACGTATTAACAGTGATCTTTACTTTTTTAAGACCAGTTCATCATTTGAAATGGAAAATGAAAATCATTGTTTTTCAAGGTAAAAAATTATTGAATTCTAATTTAATACTTTGGCCAAAAAGTATTTTTTCTTACCTTTTCTGATAACAACGAATCTTCCTTCGAAATGATCAGATGGTGTTACGACAAAATTTAAATCAGTGATACGATCACCGTTAATACTTATAGCTCCGTTTGAAACATCTTCTCGTGCTTGACGTTTTGATGGTTCAATTTTTGTTGCTACTAATAATTCCACGATATTTTCAGGGTCGTTGGAAATTTCAACTGTTGGCATTTTGCCAAAACCTTGTTCAATTTCAGTAGCATTTAAATCTTTGATATTACCAGAGAATAACGCTTCGGTAATTTTTTGCGCTTCGTCTAAATCTTCTTGGCTGTGAACAAAGCGGGTCACTTCTTCAGCTAAGCGGCGTTGTGCTTCCCGTTTTTCCGGTTCAGTCGCAACTTTTTGCGCTAATGTATCGATTTCTTCTTTATCTAAGAAAGTAAAGAATTTCAAGTATTTAATGACATCCCGATCATCTTGGTTCAACCAAAATTGGTAGAATTCAAATGGGGAGGTTTTCTTAGGATCTAACCAAACAGCGCCTCCGGCAGTTTTACCAAATTTCGTTCCATCTGCTTTTAGCATTAAAGGAATTGTTAAACCAAAGGCTTCTGCTTCTGGTCCTTCTAATTTTCTGATCAAATCAAGACCAGCTGTAATGTTTCCCCATTGATCGGCACCACCGATTTGAAGTTGTACACCAAAAGTTTTGAATAGGTGTAAAAAGTCGATGGATTGTAAAATTTGGTATGTGAATTCGGTAAAGGAAATCCCCACTTCCAAACGACTTGAAACAATATCTTTTGCCAACATTGTGTTAATGTTGAAGTTTTTACCGTAGTCTCTTAGAAATTCCAATAATGAAATTTTTGATAACCAGTCAAAGTTATTTACAAAACTAATGTTAGCATCTTTACCAAATAACTTGCGCATTTGATTGGATAATGCATCCACATTATGTTGCACTGTTTCCATTGTTTGCAAAGTTCTTTCTGTTGTACGACCACTAGGATCCCCAATTGTTCCTGTTCCACCACCGATTAAAATATAAGGACGGTGGCCCGCCAATTGAAATCTTTTCATCATCATGAAAGGAATTAAATGTCCAATGTGCATGGAATCACCTGTTGGGTCGACACCACAATAAAGCGCAATGCTCTTTTCATCTACGAGTTTACGTAGACCTTCTTCATTGGTTTGTTGGTTGATGGCATCCCGCCACGTTAATTCATCAATAATATTCATCTTATTGACCTCCGTCTATATTTATGAAAGCAGTAAACTGCTGGCATAGCAAAATTTTATTTTGTTATTAAAAAATGTTTTTTATTACACGACGTTCAAATGTAAGTAATTTTTAATTTAGGATATAAAAAAAATCCCTTGGCAATTTTGCCAAGGGACGAAAATTCGCGGTACCACCCAAATTATATGCTATAAAAGCTAGCATATCACTCAAACATTTAACGCTGTCGCGCGGCTTTACGCCAAGACTCCGGAAGTGTAATTCACACAATTAGCATGTACTGGTTTGCAGCTCCACCAGCTCTCTTTAACAGCGGCTATTGTCCTACTGTGTTTCCATCACAGTCATCATTTATTAATGTGTCTACATCATAAAACTGTACAATCGGTTTGTCAACAAGAAAGACGTTATTTTTTTCAGAATAACATTTTTTGAAATAAAAATTACAGCGCTATTTTTCCCAAAAAAATTAGCTGTCACAGCATAATTATTCATAGTGAAAAAGGTATGGTACATCACTTTGACAAGCTTTTTCCATCGGTATAAAAATTGCAGGTGTCACCGGCAAACACCTTACTATAAAATAACAAAAAAAAGACTGGGATAATCCCAGCCTCTTTCACTTTATTTATTCTTTACCCATCGCTCGTTGGAAAGCTTTCACAATTTCCACGACTGGAATAATCGCAAAGGATGAACCAACAACAATTCCCCATTGATATAAATCAAGATGTGCAACGCGGAAGATATCATTTAATCCTGGTACAACAATGATTACCATCATCAAGAAGAATGAAAGTAAAATTGCCCAGTTGAATGATTTGTTGCGGAATGGCCCAACTTTAAATAAGGATTGGTGAACAGATTTCACGTTAAATGCGTGGAATAACTGCATCAAGCCTAGGGTTGCAAATGCCATGGTTAAAGCATCACTATGAATTGCTTCATAAGTTGCGTGTACTGGCCACTGGATAGCAGACCAATAAACAAATAAAACCGTAGCCGCTTCTAAAATACCTTGATAAATGATACTTGAGAAGACACCGCCAGAAAACAAGTTGGAGTTGCGTCCTCGTGGTTTATGACTCATTAAATCTTTTTCAGCCGGTTCCATTCCCAAAGCAATTGCTGGGAAAGTATCCGTTACTAGGTTGATCCACAATAAATGAATTGGCAACAAAGTATCCCAATTTAACATCGTTGCAATAAACAACGTCAAAACTTCACCCAAGTTAGCTGCCAATAAATATTGAACAGCTTTTTGAATATTAGAGAAAACTTTACGACCTTCTTCTACAGCCACAACAATTGTTGCAAAGTTATCATCAGCTAAGACCATATCAGAAGCCCCTTTAGAAACTTCTGTACCGGTAATACCCATACCAACACCGATATCTGCTTGTTTTAAAGCCGGAGCATCATTAACACCATCGCCTGTCATCGCAACAACTTTGCCTTCTTTTTGCCACGCTTTAACGATACGCACTTTGTGTTCTGGAGACACACGGGCATAAACAGAATAGTTTGCAACTTTTTGCGCAAACTCATCGTCAGACATTTGATTTAATTCAGCACCTGTTAAAACGGCAGCATCATCCCCGGCTTTAATAATCCCAAGACGTGCCGCAATTGCTTCTGCGGTATCTTTGTGGTCACCAGTAATCATAATCGGACGAATACCGGCTTCTTTGGCTACCTTAACAGCATCTGCAGCTTCAGAACGTTCTGGGTCAATCATGCCGACTAAACCAGCAAAGATTAAATCATTTTCGACTACTTCTGTTTCTAAATCAGTTGGAATAGCGTCCACATATTTATACGCCATACCTAAAACACGCAATGCTTGTTTGGCCATATCTTTGTTATTGCTCAAGATTTTTTGTTCTTCAGCGTTTGTCATTGGTTTTACTTCATCAAATACTTGATACTGTGTGCAACGATCTAGTAAAACATCTGGTGCGCCTTTAACAGCAACTAAATAGCGACCATCTGCTTCTTGGTGAATGGTTGACATTAATTTACGATCTGAATCAAAAGGTAATTCTGCAACTC
The DNA window shown above is from Enterococcus montenegrensis and carries:
- a CDS encoding cation-translocating P-type ATPase, with amino-acid sequence MSEENKKQQLSQAFYSQTPDEVLKELDATADGLSAAEAKKRLSEYGENELEEGKKKSMVQKFFEQFKDLMILVLLVAAIISAPHEPVDSIIILLVVIINAVMGVVQESKAEAAIEALKDMSTPNANVVRDGHALSIKSTDLVPGDIVLLEAGDVVPADMRLIESSSLKIEEAALTGESVPVEKELVVLEGTEIGIGDRINMAYSNSNVTYGRGKGVVVNTGMNTEVGKIAGMLAAADETETPLKNNLNHLGKFLTAAILVIAVIMFLFGTLVNGTPWMDMLLTSVSLAVAAIPEGLPAIVTIILALGTQVLAKRNSIIRKLPAVETLGSTDIIASDKTGTLTLNQMTVEKLYTNDRQYPSSEHIPDNNMALKIMNYANDTKFSQEGELIGDPTETALVKFGQDQGFDVTEKVAAEPRVAELPFDSDRKLMSTIHQEADGRYLVAVKGAPDVLLDRCTQYQVFDEVKPMTNAEEQKILSNNKDMAKQALRVLGMAYKYVDAIPTDLETEVVENDLIFAGLVGMIDPERSEAADAVKVAKEAGIRPIMITGDHKDTAEAIAARLGIIKAGDDAAVLTGAELNQMSDDEFAQKVANYSVYARVSPEHKVRIVKAWQKEGKVVAMTGDGVNDAPALKQADIGVGMGITGTEVSKGASDMVLADDNFATIVVAVEEGRKVFSNIQKAVQYLLAANLGEVLTLFIATMLNWDTLLPIHLLWINLVTDTFPAIALGMEPAEKDLMSHKPRGRNSNLFSGGVFSSIIYQGILEAATVLFVYWSAIQWPVHATYEAIHSDALTMAFATLGLMQLFHAFNVKSVHQSLFKVGPFRNKSFNWAILLSFFLMMVIIVVPGLNDIFRVAHLDLYQWGIVVGSSFAIIPVVEIVKAFQRAMGKE
- the tyrS gene encoding tyrosine--tRNA ligase encodes the protein MNIIDELTWRDAINQQTNEEGLRKLVDEKSIALYCGVDPTGDSMHIGHLIPFMMMKRFQLAGHRPYILIGGGTGTIGDPSGRTTERTLQTMETVQHNVDALSNQMRKLFGKDANISFVNNFDWLSKISLLEFLRDYGKNFNINTMLAKDIVSSRLEVGISFTEFTYQILQSIDFLHLFKTFGVQLQIGGADQWGNITAGLDLIRKLEGPEAEAFGLTIPLMLKADGTKFGKTAGGAVWLDPKKTSPFEFYQFWLNQDDRDVIKYLKFFTFLDKEEIDTLAQKVATEPEKREAQRRLAEEVTRFVHSQEDLDEAQKITEALFSGNIKDLNATEIEQGFGKMPTVEISNDPENIVELLVATKIEPSKRQAREDVSNGAISINGDRITDLNFVVTPSDHFEGRFVVIRKGKKKYFLAKVLN